A region from the Streptosporangium sp. NBC_01756 genome encodes:
- a CDS encoding MDR family MFS transporter: MSTPAATSARPLLPLTATVLVGAMAALLDTTIVAVALDELARDLAAPVTTIQWVTTSYVLAMTAVIPLVGWSVGRFGARAVWLTALGLFLLGSILCGAAWSAGSLIAFRTLQGLGGGMILPVTQLVLARAAGPERLGRVMGKVGFVGQIAPISGPVLGGVLIDGWGWRWVFFVNVPLVLMSLAMTWRWFPRDEERDGRRLDLVGLLLLPAGVVALLYALTGLEADAETGAPAAVTTVVTVTAGTGLLAAFVARSLRRGEGSLLDLGLFTDRTFRSGTVMMFVLGVTSWGPMFLLPLYYQRLHSLSALDAGLALAPQALGVALASLLIGQYTDRLPPRPLVLAGMAVATAGTLPFVFATAGTDTFLLSGALLLRGVGFGVASLSVSVAVYRTLRPAAIPHATSASTVVQRIGAATGTALMAVILQAGGFPSALTWMFILTATGLAMAASLPGHK, from the coding sequence GTGAGCACGCCGGCCGCCACCAGCGCACGCCCCCTGCTGCCGCTGACCGCGACGGTCCTGGTGGGCGCGATGGCAGCGCTGCTGGACACCACGATTGTCGCGGTGGCGCTGGACGAACTGGCCAGGGACCTGGCCGCGCCGGTGACGACGATCCAGTGGGTCACCACTTCCTACGTGCTGGCGATGACCGCCGTCATCCCGCTGGTGGGCTGGTCGGTCGGCCGCTTCGGCGCCCGCGCCGTGTGGCTGACGGCCCTGGGGCTGTTCCTGCTCGGATCGATCCTGTGCGGCGCCGCATGGTCGGCGGGCTCGCTCATCGCCTTCCGGACGCTGCAAGGGCTGGGCGGGGGCATGATCCTGCCGGTGACGCAGCTCGTCCTGGCCCGGGCCGCGGGGCCCGAACGCCTGGGCCGGGTGATGGGCAAGGTCGGCTTCGTCGGGCAGATCGCCCCGATCTCCGGGCCCGTGCTCGGCGGCGTGCTGATCGACGGCTGGGGCTGGCGCTGGGTCTTTTTCGTCAACGTGCCGCTCGTCCTCATGTCCCTGGCCATGACGTGGCGGTGGTTTCCCCGGGACGAGGAACGCGACGGCCGTCGGCTCGACCTTGTCGGGCTGCTCCTGCTGCCGGCCGGAGTGGTCGCCCTGCTGTACGCGCTGACCGGGCTGGAGGCCGACGCCGAGACCGGGGCGCCGGCAGCAGTGACGACGGTGGTGACGGTGACAGCCGGGACCGGACTGCTAGCGGCGTTCGTCGCGCGCTCGCTGCGCCGGGGCGAGGGGAGCCTGCTCGACCTGGGACTCTTTACCGATCGCACCTTCCGGTCGGGGACGGTCATGATGTTCGTCCTCGGCGTCACGAGCTGGGGGCCGATGTTCCTGCTGCCGCTGTACTACCAGCGACTGCACAGCCTGTCGGCGCTCGACGCCGGGCTCGCGCTCGCCCCACAGGCTCTCGGCGTCGCCCTGGCGTCCCTGCTCATCGGACAGTATACCGATCGCCTGCCGCCCCGCCCGCTGGTCCTGGCCGGGATGGCGGTGGCCACCGCAGGCACCCTCCCGTTCGTCTTCGCCACCGCTGGCACCGACACCTTTCTGCTGAGCGGGGCGTTGCTTTTGCGCGGAGTCGGATTCGGCGTCGCCAGCCTGTCCGTCAGTGTCGCTGTCTACCGCACCCTGCGCCCGGCCGCCATTCCGCACGCCACTAGCGCCAGCACCGTCGTGCAACGGATCGGCGCGGCCACCGGCACCGCGCTGATGGCCGTCATCCTCCAGGCCGGCGGCTTCCCCTCAGCTCTGACGTGGATGTTCATCCTCACCGCGACTGGCCTGGCCATGGCCGCAAGCCTGCCCGGCCACAAATGA
- a CDS encoding NADPH-dependent FMN reductase yields the protein MINVGIIIGSTRPGRNSEAVARWVHDLATERDDASVEIVDLKDFPLPHLDEALPPAMGQYANVHTRAWADKIASFDAYVFVTPEYNHSTSGVLKNAIDFLYAEWNNKAAAFVSYGTAGGVRAVEHLRLIMGELHVADVRTQIALSLTTDFENFQVLTPAAHHADAVTTMLDELLAWGGALKTLRDTWQVKGTSGTA from the coding sequence ATGATCAACGTAGGCATCATCATCGGCAGCACCCGCCCGGGACGCAACAGCGAGGCCGTGGCCCGCTGGGTTCACGACCTGGCGACCGAACGGGATGACGCCTCAGTCGAAATCGTCGACCTCAAGGACTTTCCCCTGCCGCACCTGGACGAGGCTCTGCCACCGGCGATGGGTCAGTACGCAAATGTGCACACCAGGGCCTGGGCCGACAAGATCGCGTCCTTCGACGCCTACGTGTTCGTCACTCCCGAGTACAACCACTCGACGTCAGGCGTGCTGAAGAACGCCATCGACTTCCTGTACGCCGAATGGAACAACAAAGCCGCCGCCTTCGTCAGCTATGGCACTGCGGGAGGTGTCCGAGCTGTGGAGCACCTGCGCCTGATCATGGGTGAACTGCACGTCGCCGACGTACGCACCCAGATCGCGCTGTCCCTGACCACGGACTTCGAGAACTTCCAAGTCCTCACCCCGGCGGCCCATCATGCCGACGCGGTCACTACCATGCTGGACGAACTCCTCGCCTGGGGCGGTGCCTTGAAGACACTGCGTGACACGTGGCAGGTGAAAGGCACGTCGGGGACCGCATAG